The following proteins are encoded in a genomic region of Sesamum indicum cultivar Zhongzhi No. 13 linkage group LG8, S_indicum_v1.0, whole genome shotgun sequence:
- the LOC105168345 gene encoding probable pectate lyase 5, which produces MGIQLFVLMVLPMLAPTLTLSSPFPDPELVVQEVNEKINASRRNLAFLSCGTGNPIDDCWRCDPNWEKNRQRLADCAIGFGKHAIGGRDGKIYVVTDSGDDAVNPKPGTLRYGVIQNEPLWIIFARDMVIKLKQELMMNSFKTIDGRGASVHIAGGPCITIQYVTNIIIHGLNIHDCKQGGNAYVRDSPEHYGYRTVSDGDGVSIFGGSHVWVDHCSLSNCRDGLIDAIHGSTAITISNNYMTHHNKVMLLGHSDSFTRDKNMQVTIAFNHFGEGLVQRMPRCRHGYFHVVNNDYTHWEMYAIGGSAAPTINSQGNRFLAPDRVDNKEVTKHEDAPESQWKNWNWRSEGDLMLNGAFFTRSGAGASSNYAKASSLSARPSSLVGSMTMGAGSLSCKKGKRC; this is translated from the exons ATGGGAATCCAACTCTTCGTTCTAATGGTACTTCCCATGTTAGCTCCCACTCTCACACTCTCTTCACCATTTCCAGACCCTGAACTTGTAGTACAAGAAGTTAATGA GAAAATCAATGCATCCAGAAGGAACTTGGCATTTCTCTCATGTGGCACCGGCAACCCTATAGACGACTGCTGGCGTTGCGACCCCAACTGGGAGAAGAACCGGCAAAGGTTGGCGGATTGCGCAATTGGGTTTGGCAAACATGCCATTGGAGGTAGAGATGGCAAGATTTACGTCGTGACCGACTCAGGGGACGATGCGGTGAATCCCAAACCGGGAACGTTAAGATATGGTGTTATCCAGAATGAGCCATTATGGATCATATTTGCACGCGATATGGTCATTAAGCTCAAGCAAGAACTGATGATGAACTCATTCAAGACCATTGATGGGAGAGGTGCAAGTGTGCACATTGCTGGTGGACCATGCATCACCATACAGTATGTCACAAACATCATAATCCATGGCCTTAACATACATGACTGCAAGCAAGGGGGGAACGCATATGTGAGGGATTCACCTGAGCATTATGGGTATAGGACTGTGTCTGATGGTGATGGGGTTTCCATCTTTGGTGGGAGCCATGTTTGGGTGGATCACTGCTCGTTGTCCAATTGTCGTGATGGCCTCATTGACGCCATCCATGGCTCGACCGCCATCACCATCTCGAACAACTACATGACACACCATAATAAGGTTATGCTCTTGGGGCACAGCGATAGTTTTACACGTGACAAGAACATGCAGGTCACCATTGCATTCAACCATTTTGGAGAAGGGCTGGTGCAGAGGATGCCAAG GTGCAGGCATGGGTATTTTCATGTGGTGAACAATGACTATACACATTGGGAAATGTATGCTATTGGTGGCAGTGCAGCTCCCACAATCAACAGCCAAGGGAATAGATTTCTTGCTCCTGATAGAGTGGACAATAAGGAG GTAACAAAACACGAGGATGCACCAGAAAGCCAATGGAAGAATTGGAACTGGAGGTCAGAAGGGGACCTAATGCTGAACGGTGCCTTCTTCACAAGGTCAGGTGCTGGAGCCTCATCTAATTATGCCAAGGCGTCAAGCTTAAGCGCTAGGCCATCTTCTTTGGTGGGCTCAATGACGATGGGGGCTGGTTCGCTCAGCTGCAAGAAGGGCAAACGGTGCTGA
- the LOC105168346 gene encoding ALBINO3-like protein 1, chloroplastic, with amino-acid sequence MSTFLYSIGPNLVLSPFPGRRRTLSPVSDRTHFSNFTIQRPFLRGSLGVARFGLGQVPFPEPEDAELMMKGLFGRVEGFLYTVADAAVASSDKVDAVATTKQNSDWLSGITNAMEVVLKVLKNGLSTLHVPYAYGFAIILLTVLVKAATFPLTKKQVESAMAMQSLAPQIKAIQERYAGDQERIQLETARLYKLAGINPLAGCLPTLATIPIWIGLYRALSNVADEGLLTEGFFWIPSLSGPTTIAARQTGSGTSWLFPFIDGHPPLGWSDTLAYLVLPVLLVITQYISVQIMQPPQSNDPNVKRRVAITKVLPLMIGYFALSVPSGLSLYWFTNNILSTVQQVWLRKLGGAKNPIQQFSDDIIKKEQSQVLKSISEEQSQVLKSISEAPAAKVVKKEEKLASEGPRPGERFKQLKEQETRRKKQREEERRKAEEAATKGIQITNGEVKKDISSLETEDTQQVTSGSSSIIDGLPVNGNSVSSEGKDDNRASIDNEENSETPDDYKNRRDNLHLEKNIEKD; translated from the exons ATGTCGACGTTCTTGTATTCAATTGGACCAAATTTAGTGTTATCTCCGTTTCCGGGGAGGAGAAGAACGCTGAGCCCAGTTTCAGATAGAACCCATTTCAGCAATTTCACAATTCAGAGACCCTTTTTGAGGGGCAGTCTTGGGGTGGCTAGGTTTGGGTTGGGGCAGGTTCCGTTTCCTGAACCGGAAGATGCGGAGCTGATGATGAAGGGCTTGTTTGGGAGAGTTGAAGGGTTTCTGTACACTGTTGCTGATGCTGCAGTTGCTTCTTCAGATAAGGTTGATGCAGTTGCTACGACGAAACAGAATAGTGATTGGCTTTCTGGGATTACTAATGCCATGGAGGTTGTTTTGAAG GTTCTGAAAAATGGACTTTCCACTCTGCACGTTCCCTATGCTTATGGCTTTGCAATCATTTTACTGACAGTACTTGTTAAGGCTGCCACTTTTCCTTTAACAAAGAAACAG GTTGAATCAGCAATGGCCATGCAATCTTTGGCGCCTCAAATAAAGGCTATTCAGGAACGGTATGCTGGAGATCAG GAGAGAATTCAACTTGAAACAGCTCGGTTGTATAAATTGGCTGGTATAAATCCACTAGCAG GATGCCTCCCAACACTTGCCACTATTCCAATATGGATTGGGCTCTACAGAGCTCTTTCTAATGTGGCCGATGAG GGACTTCTTACGGAAGGCTTCTTCTGGATACCCTCACTATCTGGTCCAACGACTATTGCTGCTCGACAAACTGGTAGTGGTACCTCTTGGCTTTTCCCATTCATT GATGGTCATCCTCCCCTTGGATGGTCGGATACTTTGGCATATCTTGTCTTGCCTGTGCTTCTGGTTATCACTCAGTATATTTCTGTTCAGATCATGCAACCACCACAG AGTAATGATCCAAACGTCAAGAGAAGAGTTGCCATAACCAAAGTGCTGCCATTGATGATTGGCTATTTTGCTTTATCAGTTCCTTCTGGTTTGAGCCTTTACTG GTTTACAAACAACATACTAAGTACAGTTCAACAGGTTTGGCTGCGGAAGTTAGGTGGTGCAAAAAATCCTATTCAGCAATTTAGTGACGACATTATAAAGAAAGAGCAGTCCCAAGTTCTGAAGTCCATCTCCGAAGAGCAATCCCAAGTTCTGAAGTCCATCTCTGAAGCACCAGCAGCCAAGGTGGTTAAAAAGGAAGAGAAACTGGCTTCAGAAGGGCCTCGACCTGGTGAAAG GTTTAAACAACTTAAGGAGCAAGAAACTCGTAGAAAAAAGCaaagagaggaagagagaagGAAAGCTGAGGAGGCAGCAACAAAGGGAATACAAATAACGAATGGTGAAGTAAAGAAAGACATCAGTTCACTTGAGACGGAAGATACCCAGCAAGTTACATCCGGCAGTTCATCTATTATTGATGGCTTGCCTGTGAATGGTAATAGTGTCAGTTCAGAAGGGAAGGATGATAACAGGGCATCTATtgataatgaagaaaattctGAAACTCCGGACGACTACAAGAATAGAAGAGATAATCTACATCTCgagaaaaatattgagaag GATTGA
- the LOC105168347 gene encoding photosystem II core complex proteins psbY, chloroplastic, protein MAATMATSIAKCFNPNTKCNHPSKPTKQVPLLLSMQTLPKALTTTSLAGTAFAGAVFSALSTANPALAAQQLAEIAEGDNRGIALLLPLVPAVLWVLYNIFQPALNQINRMRSTKGVIVGLGLGGLAASGFLHPAEASAREIAALAEVPADNRGQLLLFVVAPAIVWVLYNILQPALNQINRMRSD, encoded by the coding sequence ATGGCAGCTACAATGGCTACCTCAATAGCCAAATGCTTCAACCCTAACACAAAATGCAACCACCCCTCCAAGCCCACCAAACAAGTCCCCCTCCTCCTCTCCATGCAAACCCTACCAAAAGCCCTCACCACCACGTCCCTCGCTGGAACTGCCTTTGCCGGGGCGGTTTTCTCGGCCCTCTCCACCGCCAACCCGGCCCTCGCTGCCCAACAGCTGGCGGAAATAGCCGAAGGCGACAACCGTGGGATAGCCCTTTTGCTCCCCTTAGTCCCTGCAGTGCTGTGGGTGCTGTACAACATATTTCAGCCAGCCCTTAACCAGATCAACCGAATGAGGAGCACTAAAGGGGTGATCGTGGGGCTCGGGCTAGGCGGGCTGGCTGCATCTGGATTCCTCCACCCGGCAGAGGCGTCTGCCAGAGAAATTGCCGCCCTGGCGGAGGTGCCGGCCGACAACAGAGGGCAGCTTTTGCTGTTCGTTGTTGCACCAGCTATTGTTTGGGTGCTGTACAACATTTTGCAACCTGCTTTGAACCAGATTAACAGGATGAGATCAGattga
- the LOC105168348 gene encoding uncharacterized protein LOC105168348, translating into MKQYPLTKSKFLIIFFLLLLSLPLFLFISHKAALIAASPPPSLPIPGLKIRPGFSSYDSYIHHQLNKTLNPKLRKIWTTRDWDRKIRVFTEFFDHLKQKGLLSNSSKALCIGARMGQEVEALKRVGVSDSVGIDLVPSPPLVVRGDFHHQPFDDGAFDFEFSNVFDHALYPEKFVGEIERTLRADGVCVLHVALSTRSDKYSANDLMSVEPLKKLFKRSELVYVRTVDGFGLDTEVVFRKKRVTRAP; encoded by the coding sequence ATGAAACAGTACCCTCTCACAAAATCCAAATTCTtgatcatcttcttcctccttctcCTCTCCCTACCTCTCTTCCTATTCATCTCCCACAAGGCCGCCCTCATCGCCGCCAGCCCACCACCGTCTCTTCCCATCCCAGGCCTCAAGATCCGACCCGGGTTCTCCTCCTACGACTCCTACATCCACCACCAGCTCAACAAAACCCTCAACCCGAAACTCCGGAAGATATGGACGACCCGGGACTGGGACCGCAAGATCCGGGTCTTCACGGAATTCTTCGACCATCTGAAGCAGAAAGGCTTGCTGTCCAACTCCTCCAAGGCTCTCTGCATCGGGGCGAGAATGGGGCAAGAAGTGGAGGCTCTGAAGCGGGTCGGGGTGTCGGACTCGGTTGGCATTGATCTCGTGCCGTCTCCACCGTTGGTCGTGCGCGGGGACTTCCATCACCAACCGTTCGACGATGGGGCTTTCGACTTCGAGTTCTCCAACGTGTTTGACCATGCATTGTACCCGGAGAAATTCGTGGGGGAGATCGAACGGACGTTGAGGGCCGATGGGGTGTGTGTTCTACACGTGGCGCTGTCGACGCGGTCGGATAAGTACTCGGCTAATGACTTGATGAGCGTGGAGCCGCTTAAGAAGCTGTTTAAGAGATCCGAGCTGGTTTATGTTCGGACCGTTGACGGGTTCGGGTTGGACACGGAGGTCGTGTTTCGGAAAAAGCGGGTCACACGTGCCCCATAA